From one Thermatribacter velox genomic stretch:
- a CDS encoding type II toxin-antitoxin system RelE/ParE family toxin: protein MFKIEWTEEAVRDLDKLDKQVAIRILRKLNWFAKNFARVIPEPLSGEFKGTYKKICAVSKKAVHC, encoded by the coding sequence TTGTTCAAGATTGAGTGGACAGAAGAAGCGGTAAGAGACCTTGATAAGCTTGATAAACAGGTAGCGATTAGAATTCTCCGGAAGCTTAATTGGTTCGCCAAGAATTTCGCCAGGGTTATTCCTGAGCCACTGAGCGGAGAGTTCAAAGGAACTTATAAAAAGATATGTGCAGTAAGTAAAAAGGCGGTCCATTGCTGA
- a CDS encoding Wzz/FepE/Etk N-terminal domain-containing protein, with protein MENQTDWEEEISLFDLINVLVRRKWLIIGITLLVMIGAFLAWKLVPQTYKAEFTVSFAESSFPEEFKGQVSVTYYGEKWPTYIPYSFVLPQEKKILPERALLSFAERQKLAELAEKGGFRDLFEQAVSTVSVNIAPRGKAETETENTTKDFSVVISARNEELCEKLTQKLQSEIEEELLLALNTQHSIRLDFYRNLLTTSEENQKTARDALLAFLEQNDPLRPEREIEKAEETLKTLLERKKTLLSQQYTPLLPLPLATESLEELLFMPSDKIHALETEIKESYREELADLEKEIEILQKEKAKLELEKLKQDDLIDTYNQLLRDYTFWKEVKSSLLLSLPPLARDGAYPFDGKVEVGEIKYSGSRRDLKLNLAVGLVAGLFLGVFVAFFVEFWEKAKAQRS; from the coding sequence ATGGAAAATCAGACCGACTGGGAAGAGGAAATATCGCTTTTTGACCTTATAAACGTCCTCGTGAGGCGCAAGTGGTTAATCATCGGAATTACTCTTCTGGTCATGATTGGAGCTTTTTTAGCCTGGAAGCTCGTGCCCCAGACTTACAAGGCAGAATTCACGGTATCGTTTGCAGAAAGTTCTTTTCCAGAAGAATTTAAAGGGCAGGTAAGCGTCACCTACTATGGCGAGAAGTGGCCAACCTATATCCCTTATTCCTTCGTGCTCCCGCAAGAAAAAAAGATTTTGCCCGAGCGCGCTCTTCTATCTTTTGCCGAAAGGCAAAAACTGGCTGAACTTGCTGAAAAAGGCGGTTTCAGGGATCTTTTTGAGCAAGCCGTAAGTACGGTTTCGGTAAATATAGCTCCTCGGGGAAAAGCAGAAACCGAGACGGAAAACACCACAAAAGATTTCTCGGTGGTCATTTCCGCCAGGAATGAGGAACTCTGTGAAAAACTGACTCAGAAACTTCAATCGGAAATTGAGGAAGAACTCCTTCTCGCTCTCAACACCCAGCACAGCATCCGACTGGACTTTTACAGGAACCTGCTCACAACTTCTGAGGAAAACCAGAAAACAGCCAGGGATGCACTGCTTGCTTTTCTGGAACAAAATGACCCGCTGAGACCGGAGAGGGAAATCGAAAAAGCAGAAGAAACCCTGAAAACGCTTCTTGAGAGAAAAAAGACGCTTTTATCACAGCAGTATACCCCTTTATTGCCCTTACCACTTGCAACTGAAAGTTTAGAAGAATTGCTCTTTATGCCCTCAGACAAAATCCATGCTCTGGAAACAGAAATCAAAGAAAGCTACCGCGAAGAGCTCGCAGACCTTGAAAAAGAAATAGAAATTCTTCAGAAAGAAAAAGCCAAACTCGAGCTTGAAAAACTCAAACAGGATGACCTCATCGATACCTACAATCAACTTCTTCGAGACTACACTTTCTGGAAGGAAGTGAAATCCTCACTCCTACTTTCTTTGCCCCCACTTGCCAGAGATGGAGCTTATCCTTTTGACGGAAAAGTGGAAGTGGGAGAAATTAAATACTCAGGAAGCAGAAGAGACCTAAAGCTCAACTTAGCCGTAGGGCTTGTGGCCGGGCTTTTTCTGGGGGTTTTTGTGGCCTTTTTTGTCGAGTTCTGGGAAAAAGCCAAAGCGCAGAGAAGCTGA
- the ilvD gene encoding dihydroxy-acid dehydratase, protein MKSEAVKVGPDRAPHRSLFFATGICRESLERPLIGIASAFSDLVPGHIEMRNLERFIERGIEAAGGTPFVFGVPAICDGIAMGHEGMRFSLPSRDVIADGIEAVVQGHALDGIVFLTNCDKITPGMLMAAARLNIPAIFVTAGPMLAGHYQKRRLSFVRDTFEAAGRYHKGEITLEELHELEMEACPGAGSCQGLYTANTMACLTETMGMSLPFCGTAPAVLAEKKRIAYQSGKRIVELVRENITPRKIMTTSALRNAIVMDLALGGSTNTVLHLLALAKELENGAINLNTFDELSRKVPHLVMLRPAGDLFMEDLHFAGGIPAVLSTLGELIEDNPTVSGKSIREIQQSVRFIDREVIRSLDNPHSVEGGIAVLYGSLAPEGSVVKQSAVDPEMRVFKGKAVCFSSEEEAMQAITAGKIQKGSVIVIRYEGPKGGPGMREMLAPTSAIVGMGLSKDVALITDGRFSGGTRGPCIGHISPEAFEGGPIALIKDGDEILIDIPQRKIELLVDEAELQKRKESFVPPPPRYTRGLLARYAKLARPTHQGASMA, encoded by the coding sequence ATGAAAAGCGAAGCGGTAAAGGTCGGTCCAGATCGCGCTCCGCACCGGTCTCTGTTTTTTGCAACCGGTATCTGTCGCGAATCCCTGGAACGTCCCCTGATAGGTATTGCCAGCGCTTTTTCGGACCTGGTGCCGGGACACATCGAGATGCGCAATCTGGAGCGCTTTATTGAGCGAGGCATAGAAGCAGCAGGTGGAACACCTTTTGTATTCGGCGTACCAGCTATATGTGATGGTATCGCCATGGGACACGAAGGTATGCGCTTTTCCCTACCCAGTAGAGACGTCATTGCCGATGGTATTGAAGCGGTAGTCCAAGGACACGCCCTGGACGGAATTGTATTCCTCACCAATTGCGATAAAATAACTCCTGGTATGCTCATGGCAGCGGCCAGGCTCAATATACCAGCCATATTCGTAACTGCAGGCCCCATGCTTGCCGGACACTACCAGAAAAGAAGACTTTCCTTTGTCCGGGACACCTTTGAAGCAGCCGGGCGTTACCACAAAGGCGAAATAACCTTGGAAGAGCTCCATGAGTTGGAGATGGAAGCCTGCCCGGGTGCTGGTTCCTGTCAGGGTTTGTACACTGCTAACACCATGGCCTGTCTCACTGAAACCATGGGAATGAGCCTTCCTTTTTGTGGCACTGCTCCGGCAGTTCTTGCTGAAAAAAAGAGAATTGCTTACCAGAGCGGAAAAAGAATCGTCGAGCTGGTTCGGGAAAACATAACTCCCAGAAAAATAATGACCACTTCTGCTCTGCGTAACGCCATAGTCATGGACCTTGCCCTGGGAGGCTCAACCAATACCGTACTGCACCTTTTGGCCCTGGCTAAAGAGCTCGAAAACGGAGCAATCAATCTCAATACCTTTGACGAACTTTCTCGAAAAGTTCCGCATCTTGTAATGCTCCGCCCAGCTGGTGACCTGTTCATGGAGGACCTGCACTTTGCAGGGGGTATACCGGCAGTCCTCAGCACACTCGGTGAGTTAATCGAAGACAACCCGACCGTGTCTGGAAAATCCATTCGGGAAATACAGCAAAGTGTTAGGTTCATAGATCGAGAAGTCATCCGCAGCCTGGACAATCCCCATTCTGTGGAGGGAGGAATTGCCGTCCTCTACGGCTCGCTTGCTCCGGAGGGGTCGGTGGTCAAGCAGTCGGCGGTAGACCCTGAAATGCGAGTTTTCAAGGGTAAAGCCGTATGCTTCAGTAGCGAAGAAGAAGCCATGCAGGCCATAACTGCCGGAAAGATTCAAAAAGGAAGCGTCATCGTCATCAGATACGAAGGTCCCAAGGGTGGTCCCGGCATGCGGGAAATGTTAGCACCCACCTCAGCCATCGTGGGTATGGGCCTCAGTAAAGACGTGGCTCTCATAACCGATGGACGATTCTCGGGCGGAACACGCGGACCCTGTATAGGTCACATAAGTCCTGAGGCTTTCGAAGGAGGACCCATTGCTTTAATCAAAGACGGAGACGAAATCCTCATCGATATACCTCAGCGCAAAATAGAACTCCTGGTGGACGAGGCAGAGCTTCAAAAACGCAAAGAAAGCTTTGTTCCTCCTCCACCCAGATATACCCGGGGTCTTCTTGCCCGTTATGCCAAGCTTGCTCGGCCAACCCATCAAGGAGCTTCCATGGCTTAG
- the ilvN gene encoding acetolactate synthase small subunit, protein MQHVISVLVENKPRVLARIASLFARRGYNIESLAVGPTQDPTISRITLVVEGDEDILEQITKQLHKLIDTIKVGDFTNTSFVDRELALIKVNAPSALRGEIVQTAEIFRARVVDVAEKSLMIEVTGTPDKIDALEQLLKKYGIIEMVRTGRIALARGYQSL, encoded by the coding sequence GTGCAGCACGTCATATCGGTTCTGGTAGAAAACAAACCCCGGGTGTTGGCACGCATTGCTTCTCTTTTTGCCCGGCGAGGCTACAACATAGAAAGCCTGGCAGTTGGACCCACCCAGGATCCTACCATATCGCGCATCACCCTGGTTGTTGAAGGCGATGAAGACATCCTGGAACAAATAACCAAGCAGCTTCACAAACTTATCGACACCATCAAGGTGGGTGACTTCACCAACACCAGCTTTGTGGACCGTGAGCTGGCGCTTATCAAAGTGAATGCGCCTTCTGCTCTGCGGGGGGAAATCGTGCAGACTGCCGAAATTTTCCGTGCCCGGGTCGTGGACGTGGCTGAAAAGAGTCTGATGATTGAGGTTACCGGGACTCCGGACAAAATAGACGCCCTGGAGCAGCTCCTCAAAAAGTACGGTATTATCGAAATGGTAAGAACGGGCAGGATCGCTCTTGCCCGAGGATATCAATCTCTTTAA
- a CDS encoding cyclopropane-fatty-acyl-phospholipid synthase family protein, which produces MIWLLLIFLLGAFLFIGWLLPVFFVGIPWQPTDMQRVRKMLSMSEVRPGEVVYDLGCGDGRILICAAREFGARAVGIELNPWLYFLAKLKVFLLGLSGRVKVYWGNIHNFPLHEADVVTIFLFQHVNDQLEKKFASELKPGARVVSYVWVLKNWEPTMVDTVGRLYLYRKE; this is translated from the coding sequence ATGATCTGGTTGCTTTTGATTTTCTTGCTGGGGGCGTTTCTTTTTATAGGCTGGCTGTTGCCGGTTTTTTTTGTGGGCATTCCCTGGCAACCCACCGACATGCAACGAGTGCGGAAAATGCTTTCCATGAGCGAGGTTCGCCCGGGAGAGGTGGTTTACGACCTGGGTTGTGGAGACGGGCGCATTCTTATCTGTGCTGCTCGGGAATTTGGAGCCCGGGCGGTAGGGATCGAGCTCAACCCCTGGTTATATTTTCTGGCCAAACTCAAAGTTTTTCTCCTGGGTCTTTCTGGTCGGGTCAAGGTCTACTGGGGCAACATCCATAACTTTCCCCTTCACGAAGCCGACGTAGTCACCATTTTCCTGTTTCAGCACGTGAATGACCAGCTGGAGAAAAAATTCGCTTCTGAGCTCAAGCCGGGAGCCAGAGTCGTCTCCTACGTATGGGTGCTCAAAAACTGGGAACCAACTATGGTGGACACCGTAGGACGCCTTTACCTTTATCGCAAAGAGTAA
- a CDS encoding nucleotidyltransferase domain-containing protein, with protein MLKEKFEQLERLLLKELIAFYQDRLVSVVLFGSVARQTQRYDSDVDVLIIAKNLPEGRMKRIREFEKVEQKLEAFLKELSREGINTYLSPILKTPEEALSGSPLFLDMVDDAKIIFDRDEFFQKILERLKVRLSELHARRIWKGNAWYWDLKPDYKPGEIFEL; from the coding sequence ATGCTTAAGGAAAAGTTTGAGCAATTGGAGCGGCTCCTTTTAAAGGAGCTTATCGCTTTTTATCAAGACCGACTTGTCTCTGTGGTCCTCTTTGGCTCTGTAGCCAGGCAGACCCAAAGATACGATTCCGATGTAGATGTATTAATCATTGCTAAAAATCTTCCTGAGGGTAGAATGAAGCGGATACGAGAATTTGAAAAAGTAGAGCAAAAGCTCGAAGCATTTTTAAAAGAACTTTCCAGAGAGGGCATAAATACTTACCTATCACCAATACTTAAAACTCCTGAGGAAGCTCTTTCAGGCTCGCCCCTTTTTCTTGATATGGTTGATGATGCCAAAATCATTTTTGACAGAGACGAGTTTTTTCAAAAAATACTCGAAAGGCTTAAAGTCAGATTGTCGGAACTTCATGCCAGGAGAATATGGAAAGGCAATGCTTGGTATTGGGATTTAAAGCCTGATTATAAGCCGGGGGAAATATTTGAACTATGA
- the leuC gene encoding 3-isopropylmalate dehydratase large subunit: MAMTITEKIIAVHAEKERVQPGDLVEVKVDLALANDITAPLSIREMQKHGIEQVADPQKVVLVADHNTPAKDIASAQNVKLMREFAEKFGIPHFFEGGRVGIEHVLLPELGLVIPGDLVVGADSHTCTYGALGAFSTGMGSTDIAAAWITGTTWLKVPPSMKFVYRGERKPFVTGKDLILFTIGKIGVDGARYCAMEFCGPVISELSMDERFTMANMAIEAGAKNGIMEADQKTLEYVAQTGTKRKPRIYSSDPDAEWKEVLEIEVSSIEPQVALPHLPENARSVYSLPRIEIHQAVIGSCTNGRIEDLRMAASVLKGKKVHPRVRALIFPGSPKVLLQAEKEGLLEIFLEAGAVIAPPSCGPCLGGHLGVLAEGERCISTTNRNFVGRMGHVKSEVYLANPYVVASSAIAGYITAPDKI, from the coding sequence ATGGCAATGACCATAACTGAAAAAATCATCGCCGTTCACGCTGAAAAAGAAAGAGTCCAGCCGGGAGACTTGGTGGAAGTTAAGGTGGATTTAGCCTTGGCCAATGACATCACTGCTCCCTTGAGCATTCGGGAAATGCAAAAGCACGGCATCGAGCAGGTAGCTGATCCTCAGAAAGTAGTCCTGGTAGCTGATCACAATACACCAGCCAAAGATATTGCCTCAGCACAGAATGTCAAGCTCATGCGGGAATTTGCCGAAAAATTTGGCATCCCCCACTTTTTTGAAGGAGGTCGAGTGGGCATAGAGCATGTGCTGCTCCCCGAACTTGGTCTGGTAATACCCGGCGATTTGGTGGTCGGAGCAGATTCGCACACCTGTACCTATGGTGCTTTAGGAGCTTTTTCAACCGGCATGGGTAGTACTGATATAGCGGCTGCCTGGATAACCGGAACCACCTGGTTAAAAGTACCCCCTTCGATGAAATTTGTTTATCGGGGAGAAAGAAAGCCGTTCGTAACTGGAAAAGATCTTATTCTTTTCACCATCGGAAAAATTGGAGTAGACGGTGCTCGCTACTGCGCCATGGAGTTCTGCGGGCCGGTGATTTCGGAGCTCTCCATGGACGAGCGTTTCACAATGGCTAACATGGCCATTGAAGCCGGAGCCAAAAACGGAATCATGGAGGCCGACCAGAAAACGCTTGAATACGTGGCCCAAACCGGAACAAAGCGCAAACCACGGATATATTCCTCTGACCCGGACGCTGAGTGGAAAGAGGTACTGGAGATAGAGGTAAGCTCCATAGAGCCCCAGGTAGCCTTGCCTCATCTTCCTGAAAATGCCCGCTCGGTATACTCCCTACCCCGAATAGAAATTCACCAGGCAGTGATTGGTTCCTGCACTAACGGAAGAATAGAGGACCTGCGCATGGCCGCTTCGGTCCTCAAGGGCAAAAAAGTGCACCCCCGGGTGCGGGCTTTGATTTTCCCGGGAAGCCCTAAAGTCTTGCTTCAAGCAGAAAAAGAGGGGTTGCTGGAGATATTTCTGGAAGCAGGAGCAGTGATTGCACCGCCTTCTTGCGGGCCCTGCTTGGGTGGGCATCTGGGAGTGCTTGCCGAAGGCGAGCGTTGCATTTCCACCACCAACCGCAATTTTGTGGGCCGAATGGGTCACGTAAAAAGCGAGGTCTACCTTGCCAACCCCTATGTTGTAGCTAGTTCGGCTATCGCTGGCTATATTACCGCTCCGGATAAAATTTGA
- the ilvB gene encoding biosynthetic-type acetolactate synthase large subunit — translation MKGAKMLIELLKREGVEVIFGYPGGAVIDIYDVLFDTPEIKHVLVRHEQGAAHAADGYARTTGKVGVCIATSGPGATNLTTGLATAYMDSVPVVAITGQVPTKLIGKDAFQEADVTGITMPITKHNFLVTHIEELPIIVREAFHIASTGRPGPVLIDLPKDVQQQEAEFTFPEKVEIPGYRPTYQGHINQINLAAQAIEKAQKPLLYIGGGVIAAGASGALRELAEKTEIPVTHTLMGKGAFPEHHRLSLGMLGMHGTYWANKAIMNCDLLIAVGARFDDRVTGNLKTFARNTETIIHIDIDPAEIGKNVKTHIPIVGDARLVLEELLKRVESKKHPEWIQEIEGWKKEYQPPRKESAKLLPHTVVEKVYQATKGKAIVVTDVGQHQMWAAQIYLLDEPRCWASSGGLGTMGYGLPAAVGAQIGNPDKLVVLFSGDGSIMMKIQELVTACNYCLPIKIFVLNNSYLGMVRQWQGCFYKGRYSCTQLKNPDLAQLARAFGAEGISVKNEAELEEAINKALSIEDRPVLVDCHIEEEENVYPFVPPGKSLDEMILWEPGKEG, via the coding sequence ATGAAAGGCGCAAAAATGTTAATAGAGCTTTTGAAGCGGGAAGGTGTGGAGGTAATTTTCGGTTATCCTGGAGGTGCGGTGATCGATATTTACGATGTGCTCTTTGACACGCCTGAAATCAAACACGTTTTGGTGCGCCATGAACAGGGAGCTGCTCATGCAGCTGATGGCTATGCAAGGACCACTGGAAAGGTGGGAGTTTGTATAGCGACTTCTGGGCCGGGAGCAACCAACTTAACCACCGGTTTAGCCACCGCTTACATGGACTCAGTTCCTGTGGTCGCCATAACCGGTCAGGTGCCCACCAAATTGATTGGCAAAGACGCTTTCCAGGAAGCAGACGTTACCGGCATTACCATGCCCATAACCAAGCACAATTTCCTGGTTACTCATATTGAAGAATTGCCCATCATAGTAAGGGAAGCATTCCACATCGCCTCCACCGGTCGTCCTGGACCGGTACTCATTGACCTTCCCAAAGACGTACAACAGCAGGAGGCAGAATTTACCTTCCCTGAAAAAGTGGAAATTCCCGGTTACCGGCCTACCTATCAGGGCCATATTAACCAGATCAACCTCGCTGCCCAAGCCATCGAAAAAGCTCAAAAACCACTTCTTTACATCGGTGGTGGCGTGATTGCCGCTGGTGCTTCAGGCGCACTGCGCGAGCTCGCTGAAAAAACGGAAATCCCGGTTACGCATACCCTGATGGGTAAGGGAGCCTTCCCAGAACACCATCGTCTTTCCTTAGGAATGCTGGGCATGCACGGCACTTATTGGGCCAACAAAGCAATAATGAACTGTGACTTGCTCATTGCCGTGGGTGCACGCTTTGACGACCGGGTCACTGGAAATCTGAAAACTTTTGCCAGAAACACCGAGACCATCATTCACATTGACATTGACCCTGCTGAAATCGGCAAAAATGTTAAAACCCACATACCCATCGTGGGCGATGCCAGACTGGTTCTTGAAGAGTTGCTCAAAAGGGTCGAATCTAAAAAACATCCGGAATGGATTCAGGAAATAGAGGGATGGAAAAAGGAATACCAGCCACCCCGCAAAGAGAGTGCAAAACTTCTCCCCCACACGGTGGTTGAAAAGGTGTACCAAGCAACCAAGGGCAAGGCTATCGTGGTCACTGACGTGGGACAACATCAGATGTGGGCTGCCCAGATTTATCTCCTTGATGAACCCCGTTGCTGGGCAAGTTCTGGAGGGCTGGGCACTATGGGTTATGGCCTGCCTGCAGCGGTGGGTGCTCAGATTGGCAATCCGGATAAGCTGGTGGTGCTTTTCTCGGGTGATGGAAGCATTATGATGAAAATTCAGGAGCTGGTTACCGCCTGCAACTACTGCCTGCCCATTAAAATATTTGTGCTGAACAATTCCTACTTAGGGATGGTGCGTCAATGGCAGGGATGTTTCTATAAAGGGCGCTACTCTTGCACCCAGCTTAAAAATCCGGACCTGGCTCAGCTTGCCCGCGCTTTCGGAGCGGAAGGCATAAGTGTGAAAAACGAAGCAGAACTTGAGGAAGCCATTAACAAAGCACTGAGCATTGAAGATCGTCCGGTGCTCGTTGACTGCCACATTGAAGAGGAAGAAAACGTTTATCCCTTTGTTCCCCCAGGCAAGTCTCTGGATGAGATGATCCTCTGGGAACCAGGAAAGGAGGGTTGA
- a CDS encoding 2-isopropylmalate synthase, producing MKKILVFDTTLRDGEQSPGVALNVHEKLEIARQLARLNVDIIEAGFPIASPGDAEAVKAVAREIKGPAICALARAKEKDIEVAWESIRYAETPIIHTFIATSDIHLKHKLRLSREQALEQAVWAVKKAKSFTPYVEFSAEDATRSSWEYLAQVYSAVIEAGATTINIPDTVGYITPLEMKELIEYLLKNVKGIEKTTISVHCHNDLGLAVANSLLAIQGGATQVECTINGIGERAGNAALEEIVMALHVRGEFFQAQTDINYQEIYRTSRLVSQLTGMLVQPNKAVVGDNAFAHESGIHQDGVLKERLTYEIMDARLIGRQEKVLVLGKHSGRHAFAKKLEELGYHLSEEELNKAFARFKQLADQKKHITEADLETIVSEEITKQEEIYQLDFVHVCSGNNILPTATVRLKAADGQTLEGVATGVGPVDAAYKAISKMLGISPDLVNFTLQSISGGTEALGEVLVRIFGDEKVYVGRGSSQDVVVASVMAYLSAINKMAQEKKLNPQKDYQES from the coding sequence TTGAAAAAAATTCTGGTCTTTGACACCACCCTGAGAGACGGAGAGCAATCTCCGGGGGTGGCTCTGAATGTCCACGAGAAACTGGAGATAGCCCGCCAGCTCGCCCGCCTAAATGTGGACATAATCGAAGCCGGCTTCCCCATCGCCTCACCTGGTGATGCTGAAGCCGTTAAAGCTGTAGCCCGGGAAATAAAGGGTCCGGCCATCTGTGCCCTGGCCCGGGCCAAAGAAAAAGATATTGAAGTAGCCTGGGAGTCTATTCGTTACGCGGAAACACCTATCATCCACACTTTCATAGCCACTTCCGATATTCATCTCAAGCACAAACTGCGTCTCAGCCGGGAACAGGCTCTGGAGCAAGCAGTATGGGCAGTTAAGAAAGCAAAGAGTTTCACTCCTTATGTGGAGTTTTCAGCCGAAGACGCTACTCGCTCCAGCTGGGAATATTTGGCTCAGGTTTATTCTGCGGTGATTGAAGCAGGAGCAACTACCATAAACATTCCCGATACCGTGGGCTATATCACACCTCTTGAAATGAAAGAGCTCATCGAATATCTCTTGAAAAACGTAAAGGGCATAGAAAAAACAACCATTTCAGTTCACTGCCACAACGACCTGGGGCTGGCAGTTGCCAACTCCCTCCTGGCTATCCAGGGTGGAGCTACTCAGGTGGAGTGCACCATAAACGGCATCGGAGAGCGAGCCGGAAACGCTGCACTGGAAGAAATAGTCATGGCCCTGCATGTGCGTGGCGAGTTCTTCCAGGCTCAAACCGATATCAACTATCAGGAAATTTACCGCACCAGCCGCCTGGTCAGCCAACTTACGGGGATGCTGGTTCAGCCCAACAAGGCAGTGGTGGGCGACAACGCCTTTGCGCATGAATCTGGCATTCATCAGGATGGAGTGCTCAAGGAACGGCTTACCTACGAAATAATGGATGCTCGGCTCATTGGACGCCAGGAAAAGGTGCTGGTTCTGGGTAAACACTCCGGCCGGCATGCTTTTGCCAAAAAGCTTGAAGAACTGGGCTACCACTTGAGTGAAGAAGAGCTTAACAAAGCCTTTGCCCGTTTCAAGCAACTCGCCGACCAGAAAAAACACATCACCGAAGCGGACCTGGAAACCATTGTTTCAGAAGAAATAACCAAGCAGGAAGAAATATACCAGCTGGATTTTGTACATGTGTGCTCCGGAAATAACATCCTACCTACCGCAACCGTCAGATTGAAAGCTGCGGATGGACAAACCCTGGAAGGTGTGGCCACGGGAGTGGGACCGGTGGATGCTGCCTACAAAGCGATAAGCAAAATGCTGGGTATCTCTCCAGACCTTGTGAACTTCACCCTGCAGTCCATATCTGGAGGAACTGAAGCCCTGGGCGAAGTACTGGTACGCATCTTTGGTGACGAAAAAGTGTATGTGGGGAGAGGCTCCAGCCAGGACGTGGTGGTAGCCAGCGTGATGGCTTACCTCTCAGCGATTAACAAAATGGCTCAGGAGAAAAAACTCAATCCCCAAAAAGATTATCAGGAGAGTTGA
- the ilvC gene encoding ketol-acid reductoisomerase translates to MAQIYYDQDANLEVLKGKKIAIIGFGSQGSAQAQNLRDSGLEVIVAELPGTPGYEKAKKAGFEPVSAEEAAQSAELIQMLAPDQYQPAIYKESIAKHLTAGKALMFSHGFNIHYKQIVPPQDVDVIMVAPKAPGDLVRRMYQEGKGVPSLIAVYQDATGKAKDLALAYAKGIGSTRCGVIETTFAEETETDLFGEQAVLCGGLTALIKAGFETLVEAGYQPEVAYFECLHEMKLIVDLVYEGGIAHMRSVISDTAEYGDLTRGPRIINCAVREEMERILEEIQDGSFAREWILENQANRPVYHALREKDKQHLIEKVGEKLRGMMPWLSK, encoded by the coding sequence ATGGCTCAAATATACTATGATCAAGATGCAAATCTTGAGGTCCTGAAAGGAAAGAAAATTGCCATCATCGGCTTTGGAAGCCAGGGAAGTGCTCAAGCCCAGAACCTGAGAGATAGTGGCCTTGAGGTGATTGTGGCTGAACTTCCTGGAACTCCTGGCTATGAGAAAGCCAAAAAAGCTGGCTTTGAACCCGTATCCGCTGAAGAAGCCGCACAAAGCGCAGAACTCATTCAGATGCTGGCTCCCGACCAATACCAGCCAGCCATCTACAAAGAATCCATCGCCAAACACCTTACAGCTGGAAAAGCTCTGATGTTTTCTCACGGTTTCAACATCCACTACAAGCAAATTGTGCCCCCTCAGGACGTGGATGTCATCATGGTGGCCCCCAAAGCTCCTGGAGACCTGGTGCGCAGGATGTATCAGGAAGGAAAAGGTGTACCCTCACTCATCGCTGTATACCAGGATGCAACCGGTAAAGCCAAAGACCTGGCCCTGGCTTATGCCAAAGGTATCGGTTCTACCCGCTGCGGCGTGATTGAAACCACTTTTGCTGAGGAAACCGAAACCGACCTTTTTGGCGAACAGGCTGTGCTCTGCGGAGGTTTGACTGCCCTCATCAAAGCCGGGTTTGAAACCCTGGTGGAAGCTGGCTATCAGCCTGAAGTGGCTTACTTTGAGTGCCTGCACGAGATGAAGCTCATTGTAGACCTGGTGTATGAAGGTGGCATAGCCCACATGCGCAGCGTAATCAGCGACACTGCAGAGTATGGTGACCTTACCCGAGGACCACGCATCATAAACTGTGCAGTGCGAGAGGAAATGGAACGCATCCTGGAAGAAATTCAGGACGGAAGCTTTGCCCGGGAGTGGATCCTGGAAAACCAGGCCAATCGGCCAGTTTACCACGCCCTACGCGAAAAAGATAAGCAGCATCTCATCGAAAAAGTCGGCGAAAAACTGCGCGGGATGATGCCCTGGCTCTCTAAATAA
- a CDS encoding 3-isopropylmalate dehydratase small subunit, with product MKIKGKVIKYGDNVDTDVIIPARYLTTTDPQVLKEHCMEDLDPTFRERVTPQTILVAGKNFGCGSSREHAPLSIKASGVQAIIADSFARIFYRNAINIGLPIVEHPDATQEINEGDDVEIDFEKGEIVNLTTGKVLTIAPFPPFIQNIIREGGLMNYVKKKVAG from the coding sequence GTGAAAATCAAAGGCAAAGTTATCAAATATGGAGATAATGTGGATACCGATGTGATAATCCCTGCCCGTTACCTCACCACAACTGACCCTCAGGTCCTGAAAGAGCACTGCATGGAGGACCTGGACCCCACATTCAGAGAACGGGTCACTCCTCAAACCATTCTGGTAGCAGGGAAAAACTTTGGCTGTGGTTCTTCCCGGGAACATGCGCCCCTATCCATAAAGGCCTCTGGTGTCCAGGCCATTATTGCCGATTCCTTCGCCCGCATTTTCTACCGCAACGCCATTAACATTGGTCTTCCCATCGTAGAACACCCTGATGCCACGCAAGAAATAAACGAAGGTGATGACGTGGAAATCGATTTTGAAAAAGGGGAAATCGTCAACCTGACTACTGGAAAGGTGCTGACCATTGCTCCCTTTCCACCCTTCATCCAGAATATCATTCGGGAAGGGGGGCTTATGAACTACGTTAAAAAGAAGGTTGCTGGTTAG